The window CGTTTTCCATTGCCGTCAACGATTACGGCTTTGAACTGCTCAGCGCCACGGAGGTGGACTGGAGCACTCACCTGAGTGCGGACCTGTTCAGCGAGGATCATCTCATGGCCGACATCATGGCCAGCCTCAACGCCGGAGAACTGGCCCTGCGCCGCTTCCGGGAAATCGCCCGCATTGCCGGGCTGGTGTTCTCGGGTTACCCGGGTGCGCCCAAGAGCAACCGTCAACTTCAGGCCTCCAGCGGCCTGTTCTTTGAAGTTTTCAAACAATATGACGCGGGCAACCTGCTGCTGACCCAGGCTCAGGAAGAAGTGCTGCGTCAGGAGCTGGACGTGGCGCGGCTTGAGCACACCCTGCAGCGCATCAATCAACGCACGCTGGACCTTCACGTCATCAAACGCGCCACTCCCATGGCCTTTCCATTGCTGGTCGAGCGCATGCGTGAAAGCCTGAGCTCGGAAAAACTCGCCGATCGCATCGCCCGAATGGTGCGCGACCTGGAAAAAGCCGCCGGACCCGAGACCTCATGAAGCCGTATATCGAAGTCACTCTCGCCGGGGCTGAACTCTGGCTACTGGCCGACAAAGCCGTTTATTACCCTGAATACCGCGCACTGCTGATCGCCGACGTGCATTTCGGCAAAGCCGCGGCCTATCGAAAGCTCGGCCAACCCGTGCCCCATGGCACCACGCAAAACAACCTGCAACGTCTGGATGAGTTACTCCAGCGCTATAGGTGCGAGCATCTGATTTTCCTGGGCGACTTCCTTCACGCGCCGGAATCACGAGCGCCCGCGACCCTTGAGGCTCTGGCGCAGTGGCGCGCGAAATACCCAACGCTGGCGATCACCCTGATTCGCGGCAATCACGACAAGCGCGCAGGCGACCCTCCCGCCTCATTGGGGATCGAGACCGTTCCAGAGCCTCTGCTGCTGGGGCCTTTCGCCCTGCAACATGAACCTGACCCTCACGCCAGTCACCATGTGCTGGCAGGACACGTGCATCCGGTGTTTCGACTGCAAGGTCGCGGGCGGCAATCTCTGCGACTGGCGTGTTTCTACCTGACCGAGCGCATGAGCCTGCTGCCCGCCTTCGGCGCATTCACCGGCGGGTTCAACATCGAAGTGGCTCAAGGCAGCACACTGTTCGTAGTGGGGGATGGAGCGATCTGGCAGGCGGGCTGAAACGATTCAATTCAGCAAAATGATGGCTATATCCCGACAAATGTTCTCTCTGGACGACGGACACAGCGCTGCTGGCCAATGAATGCGCCAGCAGCAACGTGAGTCAGATTCAGGCGACGGGAGCCGGTGGTGGCTCGTCTGGAATAGTCGGGCTACCGGGTTCGGTAGGCTCTGGCATTTCACCCGGGCTATCGGGATCAGGTTGTCCAGGTATGCCGCCGCCCACCATATTGAGCTGCGGTTGTGCGAGTAACGACCAGGCTAGCAGACCAACATGATTCTCTCGCGGGTCAGGCCCTTCGGCGCTGGCATTGGATTGCATCTTCATAAAGGCACTCCTGAGCGTTGCCCCTCTCAACGTGAGAGAGGGAGCGGTTCAGTCAATAGAGTGCCGAAATGAGGACTAATTCAATTTCGCCGTGATCAACGGTAACAAATTTCTGTTCGATCAAGCGCGAGGCAGGGTCACGCCACGTTGGCCCTGGTACTTGCCGCCACGATCCTTGTAGGAAACTTCACATTCCTCGTCAGACTCAAGGAACAGCATCTGCGCCACGCCTTCGTTGGCGTAGATCTTGGCGGGTAGCGTCGTGGTGTTGGAAAACTCCAGCGTGACGTGGCCTTCCCATTCCGGCTCAAGGGGCGTCACGTTGACGATGATGCCGCAGCGGGCGTAGGTGCTTTTTCCCAGACAGATGGTCAGCACGTTGCGCGGGATACGGAAGTATTCAACAGTGCGAGCCAGGGCAAACGAGTTCGGCGGGATGATGCAGACGTCGCTCTTGATGTCCACGAAACTCTTCTCATCGAAGTTTTTCGGGTCGACGGTGGCGGAGTTGATGTTGGTAAACACCTTGAATTCATCCGCGCAACGCACGTCGTAGCCATAGCTCGAAACGCCGTAGGAGATCAGGCGATCAGCGCCTTCGCCGCGCATCTGGCGCTCGACGAAAGGCTCGATCATGCCGTGCTCTTGCGCCATGCGGCGAATCCACTTGTCCGATTTGATGCTCATGGCGGTGTCCTGATAGCGAGGTGAAAAATAATGTCCGGCATCTTACCGGTCGCAGCCGCTGGGTTCAAAGGCTGAGCCAAGAATGAGGAGCGATGCTTTGCACGCTAATGGAAATAATCCTCATCAGAGTGTTGGCACGTTACAAAAAAAGCGTTAAGGTGGCGTCACTGTGTTGCTTGTGTCACTGAGAATCTCTACACGATGTTGAATTTCGATCCAACCATCTCCAAGAATTTTTCCTGCTCTTTGCACTCAGTCTCGGCCAGGGTTCTTCCTGAGTCGCAGTTAACTTTGTCCAAGGAGATACACCATGTCTAATCGCCAAACTGGTACCGTTAAGTGGTTCAACGATGAAAAAGGCTTCGGCTTCATCACTCCACAATCCGGTGACGACCTGTTCGTACACTTCAAAGCTATCCAATCTGACGGCTTCAAAAGCCTGAAAGAAGGCCAACAGGTCTCTTTCATCGCTACCCGCGGTCAGAAAGGCATGCAAGCTGAAGAAGTTCAAGTTATCTAACTTGTACTTATTCGCTTAAAAAGAACCCCGCTTCGGCGGGGTTTTTTTATGCCTCCAGAGAAGTACTGGGTACTGCAGGAGCTGCCGAAGGCTGCGAAAGCGGTCTTTCTGACACACCTCCATTCGCAGCCTGCGGCAGCTCCTACAGATTCAGCTCAATCATCGCTGACAGAAATGCTCGGCATCGCAGGGCTCACCGCTTCCTGCAGCACGATCCGCGCACCCACGTGGCGCGCCAGCTCCTGATAGACCATCGCAATCTGGCTTTCCGGCTCGGCAATCGCCGTCGGCTTGCCTGCATCGGCCTGCTCGCGAATCAACATCGACAACGGCAGTGACGCCAGCAACTCAACGTCATACTGCGCCGCCAGCTTCTCCCCGCCGCCTTCACCGAACAGATGCTCGGCATGACCGCAGTTCGAACAGATGTGAACGGCCATGTTTTCCACGACACCCAACACCGGAATATTGACCTTGCGGAACATCTCCACGCCCTTGCGCGCATCCAGCAGCGCCAGGTCCTGGGGCGTGGTGACAATGACAGCACCCGCCACCGGCACTTTCTGCGCCAAGGTCAGTTGAATATCACCGGTACCCGGCGGCATATCGATGACCAGGTAATCCAGGTCATTCCACGCGGTCTGGGTAACCAACTGCAGCAACGCACCGGACACCATCGGCCCGCGCCAGACCATGGGCGTGTTGTCATCCGTCAGAAACGCCATGGACATGACTTCAACACCATGGGACTCGATCGGCACGAACCACTTCTGATCCTTGATCTTCGGCCGCGTCCCTTCGGCGATGCCAAACATCACGCCCTGGCTCGGACCATAAATGTCCGCATCGAGAATGCCGACCCGGGCGCCTTCACGGGCCAGGGCCAGAGCCAGGTTGGCTGCGGTGGTGGATTTGCCCACGCCACCCTTGCCGGAAGCGACCGCGACAATGTTCTTCACATTGGCCAGGCCAGGAATCTGCCCTTGAGCCTTGTGCGCCTCGATCACACAGCGGATATCGACTTTGGCCGACGCCACGCCATCGAGACCTTCGATAGCAATCTGCAGCATTTGCGCCCAGCCACTCTTGAACAACCCGGCGGCGTAGCCCAGCTCCAGCTGGACCTGCACGCGTTCACCCTCGATGTCGATGGCACGCACACACCCGGCGGTCACCGGGTCTTGATTCAAATAGGGATCGGTATATTGGCGAAGGACGGCTTCCACCGCTGCGCGAGTTACAGCGCTCATGGGCTACTCCCGAATAAAGGCAGACTAAAACAGGCGGCTATCCTAACTCTTCTGTAGAGCCGGGGCATGGGGCTGTCGAAAATGTATCTGTGAAACGCGGGACCTGTGGGAGCAATCGGAGGTTACGACGGTCGCGAATGCGGTGTGTCAGGCAAACCGCTTTCGTCGCCGTCGTAACCTCCGACAACTCCTACAGAACCGGGTGTGCCTGTAAAGATGCGAAATCTGTAGGAGCTTCAGACCCAGAGGAGGAATTTCCTACAATCCGCGCGGGGTGAAAAAAATCGCTCAGACCTTTATAGTGGCCGACCTCCGTTTCACTTCAAGTAGCCGAGCCCCATGTCCGAGCCACGCAAGATCCTCGTCACCAGCGCCCTGCCCTATGCCAATGGTTCAATCCACCTTGGCCATATGCTTGAGTACATCCAGACCGATATGTGGGTGCGCTTTCAGAAGCATCGCGGCAACCAATGCATTTATGTCTGCGCGGACGACGCTCACGGCTCGGCAATCATGCTGCGCGCGGAAAAAGAAGGC of the Paucimonas lemoignei genome contains:
- a CDS encoding ICC-like phosphoesterase produces the protein MKPYIEVTLAGAELWLLADKAVYYPEYRALLIADVHFGKAAAYRKLGQPVPHGTTQNNLQRLDELLQRYRCEHLIFLGDFLHAPESRAPATLEALAQWRAKYPTLAITLIRGNHDKRAGDPPASLGIETVPEPLLLGPFALQHEPDPHASHHVLAGHVHPVFRLQGRGRQSLRLACFYLTERMSLLPAFGAFTGGFNIEVAQGSTLFVVGDGAIWQAG
- the dcd gene encoding dCTP deaminase, translating into MSIKSDKWIRRMAQEHGMIEPFVERQMRGEGADRLISYGVSSYGYDVRCADEFKVFTNINSATVDPKNFDEKSFVDIKSDVCIIPPNSFALARTVEYFRIPRNVLTICLGKSTYARCGIIVNVTPLEPEWEGHVTLEFSNTTTLPAKIYANEGVAQMLFLESDEECEVSYKDRGGKYQGQRGVTLPRA
- the minD_2 gene encoding ParA family protein, producing MSAVTRAAVEAVLRQYTDPYLNQDPVTAGCVRAIDIEGERVQVQLELGYAAGLFKSGWAQMLQIAIEGLDGVASAKVDIRCVIEAHKAQGQIPGLANVKNIVAVASGKGGVGKSTTAANLALALAREGARVGILDADIYGPSQGVMFGIAEGTRPKIKDQKWFVPIESHGVEVMSMAFLTDDNTPMVWRGPMVSGALLQLVTQTAWNDLDYLVIDMPPGTGDIQLTLAQKVPVAGAVIVTTPQDLALLDARKGVEMFRKVNIPVLGVVENMAVHICSNCGHAEHLFGEGGGEKLAAQYDVELLASLPLSMLIREQADAGKPTAIAEPESQIAMVYQELARHVGARIVLQEAVSPAMPSISVSDD